A window of Natrinema versiforme contains these coding sequences:
- the smc gene encoding chromosome segregation protein SMC has protein sequence MYIKAIVLDNFKSFGRKTKIPFYEDFTVVTGPNGSGKSNIIDAVLFALGLARTRGIRAEKLTDLIYNPGHEDGGGSSGPREATVEVILDNSEGTLERSQVVNAAGSDDVGDVDEIRIRRRVKETEDNYYSYYYLNDRSVNLSDIQDLLAQAGITPEGYNVVMQGDVTEIINMTPHARREIIDEIAGVAEFDAKKEDAFGELETVQERIDEAELRIEEKRDRLEQLADERREAMRYRRLRREKEEYEGYRKASELEEKRDELESVESEVDDLEDELRDLQRELDEREGAVVRLQEDLEDLNAEIERKGEDEQLRIKSEIEEIKGDISRLEDKIEASEEQIEDAESERREAFVQIDRKQETIDDLADEMREHKLEKASIKSEIQERETERDDLEAEIEAVDTEFDELKADLAERKDELEAAKTEKNDLQREQDRLLDEARRRSNNISEKEQTIEDKREEIPEIESQRGDLERELEKAKRNRANIGEVVDDLKGEKRRLQSDVDDLDDEIQAKQQEYAELEANAGESGDSSFGRAVTTILNSGIDGVHGAVAQLGNVPGEYAVACETAAGGRLANVVVDDDVIGQQCIEHLKSRNAGRATFLPLTDMSQRRLSSAPSDPGIVDFAYNLVDFDSEYAGVFSYVLGDTLVVEDIETARSYMGDYRMVTLDGDLVEKSGAMTGGSGGGSRYSFTGGGEGQLERVAKQITELQEERESLREDLRGVEERLDDARDRKSDAADEVRSIESELEGLDEKRDDVEREIETLEADLEELREERESVDERMNEISAEIEAKTATVEELEADIADLESELADSKIPELTGQIEALEAEIDEREDRIQELDNELNELSLEKEYAEDAIEDLHDDIEAAQNRKAEHEDRIEDYETKIAGKREELDEKRAAVEELEEELTELKAERSDLKEELSEARTKRDQQQDRVNAVESKLEDAGERASSLEWEIESLESEVGDYDPEDVPDHDTVLEMIEHLQADMEAMEPVNMLAIDEYDEVRSDLDDLEEGRATLVEEAEGIRDRIEQYETQKKQTFMDAYDAIAAHFTEIFEKLSEGTGTLHLENEEDPFDGGLTMKAQPGDKPIQRLDAMSGGEKSLTALAFIFAIQRHNPAPFYALDEVDAFLDAVNAERIGEMVEELSDKAQFVVVSHRSAMLDRSERAIGVTMQQDNVSAVTGIDLSSEEVPADD, from the coding sequence ATGTATATCAAGGCGATCGTCCTCGACAATTTCAAGAGCTTCGGCCGGAAAACGAAGATCCCGTTCTACGAAGATTTCACCGTCGTCACGGGCCCCAACGGCTCCGGCAAATCGAACATCATCGACGCCGTTCTCTTCGCGCTCGGACTGGCCCGTACCCGCGGGATCCGCGCCGAGAAACTGACCGATCTGATCTACAACCCCGGTCACGAGGACGGCGGCGGCTCGAGCGGCCCTCGAGAGGCCACCGTCGAGGTCATTCTCGACAACTCCGAGGGAACCCTCGAGCGCTCGCAGGTCGTCAACGCCGCGGGCAGCGACGACGTCGGCGACGTCGACGAGATTCGCATCCGGCGCCGGGTCAAGGAGACCGAGGACAACTACTACTCCTACTACTATCTGAACGACCGCTCGGTCAACCTCTCGGACATTCAGGACCTGCTCGCACAGGCCGGAATCACGCCGGAGGGGTACAACGTCGTCATGCAGGGCGACGTGACCGAGATCATCAACATGACCCCCCACGCCCGCCGGGAGATCATCGACGAGATCGCGGGCGTCGCGGAGTTCGACGCCAAGAAGGAAGATGCCTTCGGCGAACTCGAGACGGTCCAGGAACGGATCGACGAGGCCGAACTCCGCATCGAGGAGAAACGCGACCGGCTCGAACAACTGGCGGACGAACGCCGCGAGGCCATGCGCTACCGCCGGCTCCGCCGCGAGAAAGAGGAGTACGAGGGCTACCGGAAGGCCAGCGAACTCGAGGAGAAACGCGACGAACTCGAGTCGGTCGAGAGCGAGGTCGACGACCTCGAGGACGAACTCCGGGACCTCCAGCGGGAACTCGACGAACGCGAAGGCGCGGTCGTCCGGCTCCAAGAGGACCTCGAGGACTTAAACGCGGAAATCGAGCGCAAGGGCGAGGACGAACAGCTCCGGATCAAAAGCGAGATCGAGGAGATCAAAGGCGACATCTCGCGGCTCGAGGACAAGATCGAGGCCAGCGAGGAACAGATCGAGGACGCCGAGTCCGAACGCCGGGAGGCGTTCGTCCAGATCGACCGCAAGCAGGAGACGATCGACGACCTCGCCGACGAGATGCGCGAGCACAAACTCGAGAAGGCCTCGATCAAGAGCGAGATCCAAGAGCGAGAGACCGAACGCGACGACCTCGAGGCCGAGATCGAGGCCGTCGACACCGAGTTCGACGAACTCAAAGCCGACCTGGCCGAGCGAAAGGACGAGTTAGAGGCGGCCAAGACCGAGAAAAACGACCTCCAGCGCGAGCAGGACCGCCTGCTCGACGAGGCCCGGCGGCGGTCGAACAACATCAGCGAGAAAGAGCAGACGATCGAGGACAAACGCGAAGAGATCCCCGAGATCGAGAGCCAGCGGGGCGACTTAGAGCGCGAACTCGAGAAGGCGAAACGGAACCGCGCGAACATCGGGGAGGTCGTCGACGACCTGAAAGGCGAGAAACGACGGCTCCAGTCCGACGTCGACGACCTCGACGACGAGATTCAGGCCAAACAGCAGGAGTACGCCGAACTCGAGGCCAATGCGGGCGAGAGCGGCGACTCCTCGTTCGGGCGCGCGGTGACGACGATCCTCAACTCGGGGATCGACGGCGTCCACGGCGCGGTCGCCCAACTGGGGAACGTCCCCGGCGAGTACGCCGTGGCCTGCGAGACCGCCGCGGGCGGTCGCCTCGCGAACGTGGTCGTCGACGACGACGTCATCGGCCAGCAGTGTATCGAGCATCTGAAGTCCCGAAATGCGGGCCGGGCGACGTTCCTGCCGCTGACGGACATGAGCCAGCGCCGGCTGTCGTCGGCGCCGAGCGACCCGGGAATCGTCGACTTCGCGTACAACCTCGTCGACTTCGACAGCGAGTACGCCGGGGTCTTCTCCTACGTCCTCGGGGACACGCTGGTCGTCGAGGACATCGAGACCGCCCGCTCGTACATGGGCGACTACCGGATGGTCACCCTCGACGGCGACCTGGTCGAAAAGAGCGGCGCGATGACCGGCGGTTCCGGCGGCGGCTCCCGGTACTCCTTTACCGGGGGCGGTGAGGGTCAACTCGAGCGCGTCGCGAAACAGATCACGGAACTGCAGGAGGAACGCGAGTCCCTCCGGGAGGACCTGCGCGGCGTCGAGGAGCGCCTCGACGACGCCCGCGACCGGAAGTCGGACGCAGCCGACGAGGTCCGCTCGATCGAGTCCGAACTCGAGGGGCTCGACGAGAAGCGCGACGACGTCGAGCGCGAGATCGAAACGCTCGAGGCCGACCTCGAGGAGCTCCGCGAGGAACGCGAGTCCGTCGACGAGCGGATGAACGAAATCTCCGCGGAGATCGAGGCGAAGACCGCGACGGTCGAGGAACTCGAGGCCGATATCGCGGACCTCGAGAGCGAACTCGCGGACTCGAAGATTCCCGAGCTAACGGGCCAGATCGAGGCACTCGAGGCCGAGATCGACGAGCGCGAGGACCGCATTCAGGAACTCGACAACGAACTCAACGAACTGAGCCTCGAGAAGGAGTACGCCGAGGACGCCATCGAGGACCTCCACGACGACATCGAGGCGGCCCAGAACCGCAAGGCCGAGCACGAGGACCGGATCGAGGACTACGAGACGAAAATCGCCGGCAAGCGCGAGGAACTCGACGAGAAACGGGCCGCCGTCGAGGAGTTAGAGGAAGAGCTCACGGAACTGAAAGCCGAACGCAGCGACCTCAAGGAGGAGCTCTCCGAGGCCCGGACGAAACGCGATCAGCAGCAAGACCGGGTCAACGCCGTCGAGAGCAAACTCGAGGACGCCGGCGAGCGGGCGAGCAGCTTGGAGTGGGAGATCGAATCCCTCGAATCGGAGGTCGGCGACTACGACCCCGAGGACGTGCCCGATCACGACACCGTCCTCGAGATGATCGAGCACCTGCAGGCGGACATGGAGGCCATGGAGCCCGTGAACATGCTCGCGATCGACGAGTACGACGAGGTCCGCAGCGATCTCGACGACCTCGAGGAGGGGCGGGCGACGCTGGTCGAGGAAGCGGAGGGGATCCGCGACCGCATCGAGCAGTACGAGACCCAGAAGAAGCAGACGTTCATGGACGCCTACGACGCGATCGCGGCCCACTTCACCGAGATCTTCGAGAAGCTCTCGGAGGGGACGGGAACGCTCCACCTCGAGAACGAGGAGGATCCGTTCGACGGCGGGCTGACGATGAAGGCCCAGCCGGGCGACAAGCCGATCCAGCGGCTGGACGCGATGTCCGGCGGCGAGAAGTCGCTGACCGCGCTCGCCTTTATCTTCGCGATCCAGCGGCACAATCCGGCCCCGTTCTACGCGCTCGACGAGGTCGACGCCTTCCTCGACGCGGTCAACGCCGAGCGGATCGGCGAGATGGTCGAGGAACTCTCCGACAAGGCCCAGTTCGTCGTCGTCTCCCACCGCTCGGCGATGCTCGACCGCTCCGAGCGGGCAATCGGCGTGACGATGCAACAGGACAACGTGAGCGCGGTGACCGGGATCGACCTGAGTAGTGAGGAGGTTCCTGCTGATGACTAG